In the Arachis ipaensis cultivar K30076 chromosome B04, Araip1.1, whole genome shotgun sequence genome, AACAAGTCTGCGGAAGAGGATTTCAACGTGTGCCGCAACATTAACAATATTAGAAGTTATGCAAGCAAACGGGATAGTGTTACGGACCGCCTTAGGTCTAGTCCGCCTATCGCCGGGTCGGAGCGCCTCCGGCCCAAACCCAGAACGATAAAGAAACCCTACGGGTCGACCTTCGGATACCCGACCCGTAGGGTCATACCACCACGCTCATCGTACGAGCCAAACCGCCTAGCCGAAACAAGCGGGTCGGAGTCATCGGGGTCTTACCCGACCCCCCGACCCGATGGATAGGACCACCAACGCTCCCCCACGTGAGCAGGAGCAACGCAAGACATTCTAGGCAGTGGGCTAGGTCACCTTTAGGCCCACCCAGTAcggtatataaggggagaggtcagcgctccccccaaggtacgtcacaacCCTGACCTAATTCTGCCACCCTCAGTACGGACACTGACTTGAGCATTGGAGTGTCCTAGCAGGTGGCCACCCCCTCCGCCCCGTTCGACCTCTGACGTCACCAGCATACAGCTTCCCTCGCTCTGCGCATCGTCCGGCACTTCCCTCTCACCAGATCATCACCCTCCGACAACCCGAGATAACCAGGAGACGaatattggcgccgtctgtggggacccaGACGCGAACATGGAGTGACCCATCACTTCGGAGGAGCTCCGCGAAGGAGGCGGAGCCCGTTTGAGCAGAGCAAGCTCGACAGCCCGCGCTGCCGAGCACCCGAGACCATCCATTCAACCCAACCAAATGTACACCCAAACCCCCGAAAGGCGCCCGTTCGGGGGGACTGGAGCTGACAGCGCCAAGATCATGCAGGAACTCAGGCACATAGTACAAAACTTCGAGCGGGAGCTGGCAGCGAGGGACCAGTCCCATGAAAAAGCCAGCCACTCACGCGGCGGCGCAAGCTGATCCCACACCCGCACCCGCAAGCAACGTCCAAACCCACTCGGAGCAGGTCGGAAGGCCGGGGGAGGTCCCAAAAGAGAGAGACCGGGAGACAAGAAGACCCTGTCATCATGGGCGCAACCCATTTTCACCCGGCAATCCTCAAGGTCCGGCTTCCGAGAAACTTCGACAAGCTGACGGACATGAGGTATGACGGGACCAAGGACCCCCAGGAGCATGTCACAGCCTTCGAAGCAAGGATGAATTTGGAAGGAGTAGGCGACGCAGTCAGATGCCGGACATTCCCTGTAACGCTGGTCGGACCTGCGATCCGATGGTTCAACACGCTCCCACAAGGGTCCATCACAACTTTCGCAGACATATCCCAGAAGTTCCTAACCCGGTTCACGACACGTATAGCTAAAGCGAAACACCCAATCAACCTATTGAGGGTCACCCAAAAACCAGGGGAGCCGACTAGGAAATTCCTAGACAGGTTTAACAACGAGTGCTTGGAGATCGACGGCCTCACGGATTCAGTTGCTAGCCTATGCCTAACAAACGGCCTACTAAACGAAGACTTTAGGAAGCACCTCACAACCAAACCCGTGTGGACCATGCAGGAAATTCAAAGCGTCACCAAAGAATACATCAACGatgaagaagtcagccaggtactagcagccaataaacggcagcctcCTAGCTCGTCAGCACGATAGGCCCCCTAAACCGACAGGTACAAAGAAGCTCCCAGAGATAGCAGCCTAAACAAACCACTCAAGCACCCACGAATAGGGAGGTTCACGAACTACACGTCACTTACGGCGCCCATAGTAGAAGTCTACTAACAAATTACAGATAAGGGGATTCTGTCAAGGCCTAGACCACTAAAAGAGAGAACAGGAGGCAACAAAAACCTTTACTGTGACTATCACATAGGATATGGGCACAAGACCCAAGATTGCTTCGATCTCAAAGATTCCTTGGAACAGGCCATCAGAGAAGGAAAACTAAGCGAATTTTCCCGGCTCCTAAGGGAGCGCTCTGAGGAAGAATGGAGCCAAGCTGTCAAGCCAAGGCAAGAACCCCCAGGAGATGCCGGCAACCCCCAACGTTCGTAGTTAACGTTGTGGTCGGACAAGACAACCCCCTCAAATCCAAGTCGGCAGCAAGAAAGGACACTCGGGTACTCTCCATTTCAACGGATAACCCCGCCACCGGCAAAGGGCACCCTACAATCTCCTTTGGTCCAGAAGATAAATGGTTCAACGACCTGCCCGTAAACCCCCCCCCCTCCCATGGTGGTTACAGCAATGGTCGGTACAGGACTAGTCAAACGCATCCTCGTCGACACAGGAGCTGACTCTAACATCCTGTTCAAAAACGTATTCGACGCCATGGGACTCAAGGAATCCGACCTCAAGAACCACCAACATGGAGTCATGGAACTAGGTGACAACTACATTAGGCTCGACGGGACGATCTCCCTCCCAATCAGCCTTGGAACTGGTAACACTAGGAAATCGGTTATGGCAGATTTCGTAGTCCTCAGAGACTCCACTACCTACATCATCCTGGGAAGAAAAACCATCAATGAGTTCTCAGCTGTAATATGCACCAAGTTCCTAACGATGAAGTTCATAACGGACAAGGGAACAGTCGGTTCCATAAGAGGAGACCTAGAAACGGCGGTCGTCTGCGACAGCGCCAGCCTCTCCTTAAGGAAAGAATCTAAAAAAGCAGCCGGCGTGTTCCTAGCAGATCTAGACGTCAGGATGGAGGACAAACCAAGGCCCGAACCAGAAGGGGACATGGAAAAATTCCAAATAGGGAAGATGGCAGACCAATTTACCTTCATCAACAGAAACCTACCCCACGAACTTAAAGGCCCCCTCATGGAAGTTGTTAGGGCAAATagcgacctcttcgcatggacccCATCAGACATGCCGGGGTTGGATCCCGAGGTCATGTCTCACTGGCTAGCCATCAAACCCGAGGCCAAACCGGTAGCTCAACGGCGAAGAAAGATGTCACAAGAAAGAGCTGGAGAAGTCGCCAGGCAAACAACGGGGCTGTTAGAAGCAGGGTTCATCAAAGAACTCGAATACTCAACATGGCTATCCAACGTTGTCTTAGTCAAGAAGGCCAGTGggaaatggagaatgtgcgtagaTTACTCCGACTTGAACAAGGCATGCCCAAAAGACTCTTTTCCCCTCCCCAACATTGACACCCTAGTGAACGCGGCAGCGGGATATCGTTTTCTcagtttcatggatgcctactctggCTACAATCAGATCTCGATGCACCAACCCGATGAAGACAAGACAGCCTTCATAACGCCGGGAGGCACCTATTGCTACAAGGTAATGCCTTTcggattgaaaaatgcaggggccacctaCCAAAGGATGATGAGCAGAGTCTTCCACGATCTTATCGGCAAGACAGTAGAGGTGTATGTCGATGACATCTTGGTAAAAACAGCAGAGCCGAGCAAACTGATAAGCGATCTCCAGGCCGTCTTCGAGGCattgagaaaattcaaaatgaggcTCAACCCACTTAAATGTGCATTCGCCATGGAGGTTGGAAAATTCCTAGGGTTCGTGATAACACAAAGAGGGGTAGAAGCCAACCCGGACAAATGCGAAGCTGTTCTCAAAATGACAAGCCCTGGAAGTATCAAAGATGTACAACGGCTCACCGGGAAGCTCACGGCCCTATCCCGGTTCCTCGGAGCCTCGGCTGAGAGAGCCATCCCATTCTTCAACTTAATGAAGAAAGGAATCACCTTTAAGTGGACCTAGGAGTGTGAAGAGGCGTTTAACCACTTTAAAAAGATACTCTCGGAACCTCCCATACTCAGCAAGCCCAGAGAGGGCGAGCCCTTATACTTGTACTTGGCCGTGACCATGCAAGCAATGGCAGCAGTCCTAGTCAGGGAGGAGGACAAAACCTAACGCccaatatacttcatcagcaagatACTTCAAGGGGCCGAGACGAGGTACACCAAATTGAAAAAGCTAGCCTATGCCCTACTAATTTCATCAAGGAGATTAAAACAATACTTCCAAGGGCATACAATCATCTTGAGAACCGACCAAGCCATCCGACAGGTCCTCCAAAAACCCGACCTAGCGGGAAGAATGATGGCATGGGCAGTAGAGCTATCCCAATACGATCTGCAATATGAACCAAGGCAAGCGATCAAAGCCCAAGCCATGGCAGACTTCCTTGTAGAAGTCACAGGAGAAGCCCCTGACCTACCAAACACACGGTGGAAACTCCATGTGGACGGAACATCCAACCAAACGTTCGGTGGAGCCGGAATTATCCTCGAGAACCCGGCAGGAGTGGCCTTCGAACAATCCATCAAGTTCGAATTCCCAGTTTTAAACAATCAGGCTGAGTATGAAGCCCTGATAGGGGGACTAATACTAGCTAAAGAAGTCGGAGCATCAAGGGTGGAAGTTAGCAGCGATTCCAAGTCGTCACCTCCCAAGTAAACGGCAGCTACCAAGTCAGGGATGTGCTGCTACAAAAGTACTTGGAAAAAGTGAAAATGCTATGCAAAAGCTTCGAAGAAGTCACAATCCAGCACGTTTCCAGAGAGAGAAACGCCTGAGCCGACCTCCTCTCCAAGCTCGCAAGCACCAAACCCAGCACGGGAAACAGATCCCTGATCCAAGGATTAGCCATGGAACTCGCAATTATCATGTATGCAAATGAGGCGCCAAGCCCCCCTCATGGATAGACCCCATCTCCCGATATCTGGAGCACGCAGAAACACCtgacaaatgaattttttttgccggtatagaaattatcaaatgatcaatcgtagtatagtctaaaccgacgcaaaatccttcatcaaacaaatctacaatctatatccgagagtactagtctcccgagtcgttctcccttggaattgccaaagtgtgcatcttattgatttagtaagccttgttggaattctttgaaggttttagcaaagtaatgagaaacaaacaatcaattatcaaaagacttggcttagggttggcattagaaattctatccttatagtccattcaatgttgacaacaattaggccttgcttcatttagttatcccctaggtatagaggaaagtcaaatgaaagcaatcaacttgagtcacaagtcctagcttcaccttatgggaatctagctttagtgcactccaagccaactagcaatccctaattccaaatcaactattgatacaactattcaacttcttccaaggaccaaaccctatgccaagtgtgaaaattctactccatagctagtgttgtcattttatcaaacatgtgatgagcaagaaggaaagtcatagtaaaatgagaagaaaagtcgAATTGAAAGTATTGCAACACAAAGATCTAACAACAAGTCTCAAAGAATAGCAATGAAAATTGAATTCTCAAAATAGGGAcgaaatccaaaattacaaagttgaattctagatctatgagaattgatcaattacatctactacttgaaattggagaagaaaatctatgacatgaacaaagtggagcgagaattgtaatggatctcaccaaaaagtcattgaaaattcagagattagatgaggatgaaccctagtgaaaagcttggaatctccctcttcttctcccaaaaGTGTAACTAACTCTCCTCTCAAAAAATATCTCCATCTAGAAAATGAACTAAAAATTGTCCTTAACCCTTGctcctttggtcttcttaagcttttcccgccaaggcGTTTCCCCAAAAGTGGGATTCTTAACTAcctccacgcctaagtcacgtgacttcttaaaaaTCATATTCgtaaatcggcgcgcacgcgcaagatACGCGCACGCACCGTCgagacgtcttgtaatgtgcgcggaggcgtgatATACGCGTGCGCacccatgaagatcctggcttagccgcttctcaagccggctcgTGACTTGGCTCTTGGCTTTGGCTTCACGTTGCcctatccgcgcgggcgcgccaggtgcgcgcacgcgcccatgcggaAATTTCCAAAGgttaatcctcatgcttccttcctttgtgCCCGttttccttctctctttcggtccattcctactctatatcctgaaaccacttaacacacaagtcacggcatcgaatggcatcaagagaagattagaaatgtatctattttagtgcaaaataagcatgttttcattcatgaggcaaaactaggaaaggaatgcaaaatcttgtattttcatatagaaagtgtgtggaatcattgataaaacccctgaaatcagcacaagataaaccctcaaattggggtttgtcaacacCCCCAACGAAAAAGAAGCACAAGCCGTCAAGAGGGAAGCTCCTAAGTACAAAATCATACAAGGGCAGCTGTACAGGCGAGGGCTCCACCAACCCCTACTCAAGTGTCTTCACCCTGACCAAACGGACTACGTCCTAAGGGAGGTACATGAAGGGTGTTGTGGCCACCACATCGGGGGAAGATCTCTAGCAAGGAAAATCATCCGGGCAGGATACTATTGGCACACAATGATGTCGGACGCCTGGAAATTTGtgaaaaaatgtaaaaaatgCCAGGAAATGCCAGCTTCCACAAGGCACCTCCCGAGGAGCTCAGTCTCATGATGGCCCCCCGACCTTTCgcccaatggggagtcgacctcctggGGCCATTCCCACCAGGACCCGGACAAGTGAAATACCTAATAGTGGCCATAGATTATTACATCAAATGGGTAGAAGCAGAGCCACTAGCCAGTATAACCGCAGTAAATTGCCAAAAATTCATGTGGAAGCAAGTGGTTACGAGGTTTGGGATCCCAGAAGCTGTCGTATCAGACAACGGGACACAATTTACTGACAAAAAGTTCAGAGGGTTCCTAGAGGGACTAAGTATCAAACAGAAGTTCTCGTCAGAAGAGCACCCCCAGACAAACGGACAAGTCGAGGCGGCCAACAAGGTCATCCTAAAAGGGCTAAAGAAGCGACTTGAAGGGAAGAAAGGCTCATGGGTAGACGAGCTCGCCTCAGTCCTATTGTCATATAGAACCACCCCCCAATCATCTACTGGCAAAACCCCCTACCGACTCACATACGGGGTCGACGCCGTCATCCCAGTCAAAATCGGAGAGCCAAGCCCGAGGTTACTCCTCGGAGGAGGAAATGAGGCAATCGAAAAAGACCTGGCCGACGAAACAAGGGAGATGGCCCACCTGATGGAAGCGGCGATAAAACAAAGAATAGCCATTAGGTACAACGACAAAGTAGTGAAAAGGAGTTTAGCAGAAGGCGACCTAGTCTTACGGCGTAACGACATAGGGCCACCAACCCCAGGAGAAGGCAAGCTGGCCGCAAACTGGGAAGGACCTTACAGAGTAAGAGAAGTCCTCGGCAGAGGGGGTTACAAGCTGGAAAAGCTGGACGGAAACGAGGTGCCGAGAACATGGAACATAAAAAATCTCAGGAGATTCTACTCGTAGTAAGGGGCGACCACATGACCTCAACCCCCCCCCCTTTTATGTTCCATTTTACTCCCTCTTTTTATGTCTTATGCAAATCACACCtactatctttttcactcaattATGCATTATTATTATCTGCTCATCTAACAAAGCAATAAGTGTACCTTTTTGCAAATCTCAAGTAAAAATAAAGAACATAGCGAAAAAGGCAAACGGTCGAACCGACGGaaacccgggactgatcaccccgggaaccaTAAGGGACCAAAGGAGAACAAATCAGCTCAAACAAAATACCACGATAAACGGTAAAATAAAAGGCCGCGACGGCCCGAACAAACAAAAAGTAAAAGCGAGGCCACGACGGCCCAAATAAAATCAGCATTATCCAATACGACAACGAAAAGCAAAAAGGAAAATGTTCATTACAAGCAAAGGGGCCTACACAGgcccaaaacacacaaaacaacaaAGAAACAGGAGGGACCTCCACCTCAAGGCTTCAAGAGATCAACAATCTTCCCGTCCTCAACAGTCTTGAGGGCACTCTGGTGCggtattttacaaccacacttactgaccggcaagtgcaccgggtcgtaccaagtaataccttacgtgagtaagggtcgatcccacgaggattgatggattaagcaacaatagcgtttgataggattagttagacagacagaaaatagtgttaagatacaatataaaatacattaaacaatatcaaaaatattgaagaaaggcaagtaattaagatgggaataatatatggagaagatagttaaggttttagagttatctatttttccggattaacttttcttactaactaatttaattatgcaggatt is a window encoding:
- the LOC107637202 gene encoding uncharacterized protein LOC107637202; this encodes MGATHFHPAILKVRLPRNFDKLTDMRYDGTKDPQEHVTAFEARMNLEGVGDAVRCRTFPVTLVGPAIRWFNTLPQGSITTFADISQKFLTRFTTRIAKAKHPINLLRVTQKPGEPTRKFLDRFNNECLEIDGLTDSVASLCLTNGLLNEDFRKHLTTKPVWTMQEIQSVTKEYINDEEVSQVLAANKRQPPSSSAR